The following nucleotide sequence is from Strigops habroptila isolate Jane chromosome Z, bStrHab1.2.pri, whole genome shotgun sequence.
GGGGAAATCAGAGGCAACACCTGTATTAGCATTCCCTTGTGTGCAATTCCGCTCCCACACATCCTGGTGTGTGGGTCCCCAGCCAGCAGGACAGAGGCCCTGAAGGGATGGGTTTCCTAGAGCAGGAGCAGTCAGCCAAGGACACACTCTTTGCCCTTTGACAGCTCATGGGCCGCCAGCCTGCCTTGCTTCTGGATGCTGTGGGGCCACCAGGCTAGTAGTCCTACCTACTCAAACAGCTGATGTGAAAATGAAGTGCCTGGGGGTAAAAAGATGCGGAGTGGTGAAAGAACTTCTTTAAAGATCATTCACCTGGCAAGCACAGTTGCAAGAATAAGTTTGATCCATGTCCACCTACACGAACATGCTGCACTTCCTGATGGTAGACGCTCAGGCCTGGGTATCAGGAACAGTTTCCCCTCCCTTGGGTACGGTGCTTGACGTTCTGTGATCAGTGTTTGGTAACACTCAACAGACCGACCTTAGCAGTACAGAGCTCTGTACACATCAATCACAGCCTCCTCCTATACCAGCCCCAAAGACTGATCTGCACCAGCCTGACCTTCTGTGAGAACACTCATTCTCATGTGAATCCTTCTCTGCCATTGCAGTGAATGGCTCAACCAACCTCTTCAAAATTCCCCAGGTTCCAAGGAGGATAGCACCTTTCGAAGTGAGGAAAACCTTAGAAAGTGTCATGTCACTTCATTAATCTGGAATGGTTATGAAATTGCCATCCCTTGCAGGTAATGAAGGAGACTGCAACACATGTTCAGTAGCTTGCTGCAATGACTCATTTTGGGATTTAGCACTGAGTTGTCAGTGCTGTCAGATGTGCTCATCACTATTTTTGTACACACAATCAACTAACAGCTGAGATGTGGTATTCACATCTGTCAAGCCAGGGTGTACTGAGTTTATGTAGCAAGGTTCTGGTagcaggggatgctgcagggtgGCCTCTAAGAAGCGATCAGGGGCTGCCCAGTGTCAGACACAATCTTAGAGCTGGCTCCAAGAGACCCACCACAGGACATAGCTGAGCTCATCAGCCATGCTGGTAGTGCCTCTTTGAAAACATATTcaagaaagggtaaaaaatgCTGCAGGGCAGCTGTGAGCGGAATGagaaaaacatgacagaaaCAGACGTGCAGGTCAGAGtggaaggaaggggagaggaggtgCTCATGCTCCAGAGCAGATTTCCAGCAGCCCATCGTGAGGCAGACTgtccctctgcagcccatgcagGACCACAGTGCAACAGATATCCACAATGCAGTCTGCAGAagaccccatgctggagcaggtgatGCCCTGAAGGAAGCCACAACATACGGAGACTCCTGGTAGGACCTGCAGCCTGTTTTTAGGAGTCCATGCAGGAGCAGCTTTTCTGGCAGGACCCTGTGAGGACCCTATGCtagagcagtctgttcctgaagacCATACCCTGTAGAAAGGACCTATACTATAGTAAACAGTGGAATGAGGATGAAGCAGCACAGACAAGTGTTACTGCCTGGCCACCACCCCCATTCCTTGTGCCCCTGTActgctggagaggaagaggtAGAAGAGACAGGAATGAAGGAGTGCAGATGAGCCCAAGAAGGCAGGGGAAGGTGGatttagttttgtctttgtttctcatcaTCCTACCCAGTTCTTATTGGGCAATAAATTAATCATCTCTGTGTCTATTTGGTCTGTGACAGAACTTCCTcagtgatctccctgtccttatctcacCCACAAGCATTCTGCAACCTATGGAGAACTGGCAGAGCAGCTTGGTGGATATCCAGCAGACAACCAGCCAAAGTCAAACCCACCAAACTCATGGAGGCAGTAATACAGGAGAGACAAACGGAACATCCTGGATCAGCCCTGAGAGCTATTGCTGTGTACTCAGAGAAGGCCCAACCTGGAGAGCAACACCTGGCCTGAGCCCTGTACCTTGTACATACATGTAGCAGGACACCTAGGGTGAGCCAAGTTGGGTGAACGCTGCCTAAAGCAAGGAGGTCAGGAGGAGCTGCGTTACTGCCAAGGCTACAGACAAGACAGATGTCGTCAAGTACGTAATGGTAGAGAATACAGAGAACAGGCTCCTTGTGAGTTGCAAAGCAATAGGACACAAGGTAAAGACACAGACTACAACAAGCGAAAcgcaaaaaagaaattaaaaaaaaaaaaaagtttctcatGGGAATACTCCAACTTTAGAACAGGTAGCACAGAGAGGCCTTCAACTTTGGGaatatttaaaactgaacaaaTCCCAAGCAAACTGATCAAAGCTGTTCCTGCCTTCAGTGAAGGCTGTGACCTGATACCCTCCAGAGGTCCATTCAAACCTGCAGTACTCCTGACACCATGAACATCCAATGGTCTGTACTGGTAAGACACCCAAACCCAAAGGATATATGTTCTCTTTGCAAAGCACACAGTctacacataaaaaaaaaaaaaaacaaaaaaaaaaaaaaaaaacaaaaacaaaaacaaaaaacaaacaaaaaaccaaacccaaaaaaccaaccacaaaaacaaaaaaaaactcaaaaccaaacaaaaaaccccacacaaaacaaaaaccccaaaaaacttaCTGCAGCTTcatttattcagatttttacaTAACTCACTTTTACGTTACTAGAAGCCCCATTGAAGATCTATATAAAAATCACTGACTACTTTTCAGCAGAGATCAGCTTAAACCAAGTACATTAAACTAATAGTAGAATTCAACCTTGAAAAAATTCTTATAAACtaaatttttcctttgtctAAGAAGAACAAGCCTCACAAAATGTACTTTCTGGCTTTTGGGTTGGGCTCCTTTTCTTGttgttcattttaaacaaaacttcaaaatactctgtacatatattttaatactaCAAGAATACAGGATGGCTTTATGAAATTATAATTTCCAGTCTTCCGAGAAACTGTAAAAATTACATACTAGCAATATTCTATCTTTTTTGACTCAATAGTGCATACACATTCAAAGATTTTACACATTTCCCAGACATCTTTTAACAAACAGAAACCACATAAGTTTTTTGTTgtcaagaggaaaaatgtagttataacaaatgcagaattttaGGAAGTGTTCTGTGGAAAGTGTGCTACAGTTTTTCTTCTGGGAAATTAAACCAAGATGATCTGTTGACAAATCCTTTTAGCACTCTTAGTATCAATGGTTGTCTCTCAGGACTCTCTAGGAAGGAAATCCTGGGGGAAGGCAGTTGACTAGAAGGCGCTGCTGGTGCTTCTTGAACGTAGCTGGTTAGAGTTTCTGTTTGAGGGGTGCTACTGCTGGCATCTGGCATGGTAAGATTCTGATCAGCTGTTGTTTCTTGGAGTTCAACTTCAGCACTTCTAATGTCACCATCTAAGTTTCCCTTTCTGGTAGGAATACTGAACTTTCTGGCTACTCCTTCAGTTTCCTCAACAACTCTGTAATCTTCAGATCCTCTCCTTCCCAGAACAGAAGATGGAGACTCATTTCCCCTCTCACTTACCCGAGTGGTGCCTGTCCAAGTAATACTGCTGCAACTTCCATCAATTTGTAGCTCCCTGCTACTATCACTATCAATTGTAATCACCGGTGGAGAAGAGTGTGACGAGTTACTTGTATGATGTTTCCGGTGTTTCTtcttatgctttttctttttctttttaagatgcCTTGTGGaatctgttgcttttccttcataGATGATCTCCACACTTGgacttcttgtcttttttttctttttcttatgctttATATCGCTGCTTGCTCGATTGTCTGAAAGGCTGTCTTCATTTTTGTAGCAGTCGCTGAATTCTGAGAAAGTTTTCTTGGGGTCACTTTCTCTTTCTAGATTTGTGCTCTCCATGAATGCACTCTCCAGGTGGCGAGTTTTGTACTTCCTTTTTCCACCAggtttttcacttttcattctCTCAGTTCCCCCAGGAGGAGTCCTTGATCTGTTGCTTGATCGACTCCTTGACCTGCATCTTTCATAACAGTAATAGTGTCTCTCACGAAGTCCCCTCTGGCTATGTGGATCTGCCCTTTCAATAAATGATCGTATCCGATATTCTGGACTAGGAGATTGCCTTGAGTAGATATCATTAGACTGAGTCTTCCTCCTGCTGGAGGATTCATAGCCATCTCCGAACACCTTTCGACTACAGAAAGCATATCCCCACTGGTGTCTACTTTGATAACTATCTTTTACATAATAACGATCACTGTCTCTACTTCTTGATCTCCTTTTGCCATGGCCTTTGCTACGTGATCGTGATCTGCTCACTTCTCTGGATGGAGTGCTCTCATGACTAAAAGAGCCTCTCTGGCTTTCTAGAGAGACTTTGCTTTCATGAGCTCTTgacctcctgctgcttcttttgtttctaCGTTTGCTACTATCTCTGCTTCTTGATCGTCTCCTTTTAGTTTGGCTTTTGCCATGATGGTCCCTCCTAGACCGATGCCCATGACTGCCATGACTGTTCCGTGAATAGGATTGTGGGCTCCTGGACTTTCCCTTTCTAGACGATCTGTGATTCCAAGGGGAGCATACTGTGTCACTCCCTGGAGGTGGGCTCCAGCTTAAGACCTGTGAAGACAAATCTTTTACCTTACATTTGTACTTATCATcatcttttgtttctgtcttctcaACTGCAGGAGATAAGCAGCTTCTACAGCTACCTACATTCTCCTTGTATGTGGTGGAATGTGGCGATAAACTCCTGCTTGGTTCACTATCACTCCAGCTGCGACAACAGACTGGCTGCTGTTTCTTCacatcttcccttttctcttccctgacaGGTTCCTCAGAGTCCGAGGACAGCTCAACGACTTCTGGTGTCCTCTCAGCTAGTGGCTTAACATACCCAACAATAACACAATTGTCCGAGGAAGAATCGCTGTCATTTGAGTCAGCATTAGCCTGTAACTGAGCCTGCAGGTTGGTTCTTTGACTTTTTGCAGCAGAGTCTTCATCAGAACTTTCTGACATCTCCAGAGTCGCAGGAACCTCTTCTGAAATGGAATAGGAAGGCCCTGGAGTTTCATCATCCCAGGGGGCCTGACCCAGACCAGTCACAGACAAACTGTTATCTGGGCCTTGAGAATACGCCGTATCTGGAGATATTGTAATAACTGACAAGTCTGAGTGGCTTCCTTCATCGTATGATGGTGCAGGACAATCATAATTGGCGTGTTGATCATATGCTTCTAAGTTAAAAGGACAACGGGCAAAACTGATGAATTCATGCAAGAAGTGTTCAGTTCGATTCAACAAAAATGGCTTTAACTCATCAGCAAAGGCCTGACTTTCCAGATCATACCTAGTCACATTGCTCATGATAATGTGCTGTACAATATTAATCAAAGATGCATGGGCACCGAACAGAACTGTAAGTTCTCGCTTCAACCAAGGAACCAACCTGTGAAGGCAGGCAGGGTTGCGGCGGAAAAACTCTGCTGAAATGTCTCGATAGCGGCCACCATCCTGAATGCTACGAATACGCACACCAGTACGGTACAGAGCTCTGCGGAAGTTGATCAAGTCCTCCTCCTGAATCTGCCGCAGAGCTCTCCCCTCTGCGCTCGCCTGCCTCCTTGAGGCCAGCCTCCTCATCATCTGCTGaatctccccatccctctgccgCACTGGTTCGCCAAAGAACCCTTCAAAAAACAGTGAATTATCTGGGGGGGACAGCGTCCTTTGGGAAGGGCAACGGCCAGCGCGGCGATCCCCCGTTAAGGTGGTACGGTAACGAAATCTCCGGCCATCAGGACTGGCAAAAGAGCTGTTTTCTAACGGGCTAAGTATGTACTCCTTGAAATCATCTTCTGCACGAATTgtatggaaaatggaaaagaagggcTGCTTGCAGAGCGGgcattctgctttgttttttgacCACTCCTGGACACAGCGGAAACAGAACCTGTGCAAACAGCGATCCAGATATGCAACATTGTCAAATCTATCCAAGCAGATGGGGCATTTAGAGTCAGGAGAAGCATCTGTTGGCAGCTTGCTTGTGCCGGCTTTTGGTGAAAAGTTGCTATCTTCTGAAAACTCTTTATCTGCTGAAGTCATGTtctgcaaagaaagagagaaagtatCATTGTTATatcagagagacagaaagagagaaagtatCATTGTTATATCAGAGAGACAAAAAATGTTAAAGTCTAGACACAGAAATCCATAACAGCCACCCTTAAGGTTGCAAAACCCAGTGTCAGCACTGAGCGAACACTGAATGAAGAGGCAGGAAACCTAACTGCTTTGCCTGGCTTCTCTTCACAGTGAGATCTGGCTCTTCAGTGTTGCAAGTTTTAAACAGAGCTTGAACCATGACAGAGGTAACAGGCAGGAATATCTTCTTCCCCACTCATATAAATAACTGATTTGACATGGTCAGCAAGTTTATGATTAACATGGTATCCTCTGAAACACACTTCCAAAGGAGACCAGCATTTACATCCGAAAAATACAAGAACAGttaattctgttctttaaaaagtcTAGACAAGTAATTACACTCAAACTAAGCTACCACTTTACAAGATCTGCTTGACCTGTCCTGTTCCTGCACCCTTTTCCCATATTTTGCTGGGCACTCATGCTGGAGCACATACAGCTTGTTGGACTAGGCAACCTCCTGGGATGTGTTCCAGCCTAAATTAGTCTTTGTTTTTATAACTGGAGCAGAAACTGCTGGGTGTCATTGCTATACCCATACCCAGGTACACACTGCCTTTGTAGTGCAATAGCTTTGTAGGCAGCCAAGCGTGGTTAGCTGTGAAgctattttgaagttttttagGTATCAGAATTATCCTACAGTTATAATTCCGTGGAAATAAGTTGCCGTGCTACAACTCATTAGCCCAACACAACTCAACACTCCTCAGCCCACCCTTTGCAGCAGGCCACGGAGCAGGTCGTAACCGGCTGCAGGACGTGGGGCACGAAGTGAACTACGCAAGCAAGCGAGACACACGGACACTCGGGGGGCACCTACGGGCGGGAAGGCGACCGCGCACCCCGGTGCGCCACCGCCCGCCCACTGCGCGGCGCCTCCCgcccagctccctcccagcGCCTCCCGCCGGCGCCTCCCGCACTCACCGCTGCCGGGCCCTCGCTCCCCGTGCGGGCTGCGGCCGTCTTCAGCCTGTGGCGCGTTCGGCAGCGTCCGGCGCCGGCAGCCTCCCACCGCTCCTCTCCCGGCGGAGAGccacggcggcggcggcggccgccctCGGCCAAGGGCCGGAACGGCTCTGACatgggcggcggcggcggcggcgaaCGCGGCGTTGCCGGGGAacgtgtgtgcgtgtgtgtcccccccccccgccgcaaCACCGAAGCGCCCGTAAGCCGCCGGCATATAAGCGCGGGCGCTGTTTTTTGACGTCACTTCCGCGCCATGTGATGACATCCAGCTGGCAGGCGGAAGCGCAGCGGGGCGGAGGCCGAGGAGGGGTGAGGCTGGGGACGGTGATGGCTGTGCCGAGGCAGCGCGATCCGCGCCCGCTCTGCCGCCTGGTGCGTGCCGCGGGCGGGGACAGGcccggggcagggcaggggaaggaaagggaaggagggcgGGTTTTCCCCCCGGGggtgagcagggctggctgtgcGTCGTGGTGGAGGCACGGGGACTTGGGGGGTGACGGGATCCCCGTGCTGCCGCCACCAACGCGCAGTGCGCTCTGTCCCGCAGGTGCTGGCCGCGGTGGTGCTGCTTACCTGGGGCTTTGTCCTCTACGGGGCACGGGTGGCCGCTCAGCGGCAGCTGCAGAGCATGCTCCTGGCCCAAGGGAAGCCCTAGGCGATGGCGGAGCCCGCGGGATGCCGCCGGGAGCCGCGCGCTTTCTCCGAGGAAACGGAGGATCGACGTGAAGGCTGTAGGAGCCCTGTGGTCACCTGGGCAAATAAAGCATAAATGTTtcttaggaaagaaataaagcatagACAgttgttggggaaaaaaaagtctccgTACTGATCTGTACTAGCACGTATCTGTGAGGGACACACGTACCcattcacacacaaaaaagacaCAGCCAGCCAGCTCTAGAGTCTGCCACAGACAGGGTGCTGCCTTGTACAGCACTGCATGTAATACTCCCCGGACTCACGTAAGACATGAACAGAGCAAGCCAGGTCCCTTTTCTCTTCTACAGCCCGTAAGGATTGAAGTTCACTAGTAAAAGCACATGTGGGTATGCAGGTGCCCGAGTACTGGCACAGCCTCTGTGCACCTGATAACTCTGCCCTGTATCCTGCCCTTTTACTCATACACACTAGCTGgtccagctccctgctcatAAACAAACAGGCACTAACACACCCAACAGATGTTCCACAGCCTCAGATCTCCTCAGATTCCAGCCTGGCCCAGGGCCTCCTACTCACCAGCTAGCCTACCTTGTTAAGGAGCTACATCCCCATCCCAATGCTTTTCCCTGTTGTTTCAGGGAGATGCAAACACTTTGGctccccagcaggcagcaccagGCACTTGGGCTGTCTCCTGCAGTCCTGCTTCATGTGCTGGTGCCGAGACTCACCCGCTTTACTCACCCCAGCTGCCCCAGTAGCTGCACCTGGGGTACATATACCAGTCCTGTCCCAGTGGCTGAGCCAAGACCCTCACTGACACCTACACCCTTTGCGGGCACTGAACCCTTACCCGCtccaagcactggcacagtAGAAGGGATCTGTATCTCGAATGGTCCTACTGTCGACTTCCTAAATGCTGTGCACATGTGCCGGCACTTAGGCAAGGTGGGATCCAGTCAGAGAGTCCATCTCTGGAACATCCTGAGTCACTGCAATGGGAAGGTGGAAGGTGCCCCAGGCTCTTCACAGGGATGGGTTCATTTATGAGCTGAAAAGAAGGAGTTTTGAAAGTTAAATGGATCTGTTTTGGCGTGTTGCTTTTCTGCACAGCTGGGAAGAGAAGTCTTGTGGCCTCTCTCCCATAGCCTGCACAAACCAGCAGCATCTCATTCCACCCACAGTCCTCCTGAAGCCGGAGAAAGCCTTCCCCTGGGGAGGCCTGGCCCTGCTTCCTGGGCTGTCAGGTATTTTGGGGTCCCTTGGTCAGTGGCAGGGGTTTTCCTCACTGGCAACTTTGTGGGAGCGAAAGTGTGGAGGGGCCTTGGTCTCGTGTCCTgcacagcagccacagcaccagcagtgcCCAAGCTTTTAACAGTGAGAGCCACAGTCCTTGTGGAGGGCACAACACCCAGCCCTCTTTCTGGTTCTCCCTGGTTCTAGGGACGATGCCCTTTTAGGCACAGGAAGATCAGCAGGATGCTTACTCTATTTGGTTCCTGGTTTATTTTAGCATCTCCCATGTTAGTTGCATCACCCCGTAAATACTTGAAAATCATCATAGACCTTGGCAGTGCCCCTACAAAGGTTTCTGTTCTCACAGAGAGGCTCTCAGCCTCTCCACCAACTTTTATTCTGAGCCAAAGCTGAGTGGCTGGATTGTCCTTTGCTGTCCATGGAACAAGAGCTCAGCATTGGTGAGCTGTTGTCTCCCCTGTGGCGTTCAAGTGGTTGCCAGGCACAGttatctttttctccccctggCTAGCTGGACACATCCATCAGCATAGCACCACCAGAAGGAATGACCGGCACAGGGCTGGACAGCCTGTAAGAGAAGAGTCTCTGACCACCAGCCTGCCTCTCTGTTTGATTCTCCACCTTTGTTTCAGGCATAGCACTGGCatgctcctggggctgcagaTGGGCAGGTATCAGTCGCTGCAGGGTTTAGGGTTGCTCCACTCTGCTGCAAACCTTCCAAGGGTCATTTTGCAGCCACCAAGATGGAAATGACAAAGCATTCTTGTTTTGCTCCTCCTGGGCAGCCAGTGTTCGTGAACAAGCAGTGCTAATTTACCTGCAAGATGCCACGAGATGGCAAAATAATCCCTCCCAAGCCTGCTTGCCAGCGCCGCAGGCTGGAGCCGTGCAAGGCTtctgggaaggagcagcaccACCAGCTGAATTTCTGTCCCCTGAGGTTAGCTGCTGCTCGGCGTGTTCAGGGCTGCCTCTCCAACAGCCTCCGGGGGATCAAGAGCTGCCCGTTGTCTCTGGTCCCTGGAAGTCCAAGACAGAGCCTACGACTGCACACAACAGAGatgaaaagcctgaaaatgtCCCTGGTGTTGACTAGGACCTTGCACAGTGACATCaaggaggcagaaagagaaCGTGCTCTTTTTATGGCATGGTCCGTAGCTAACCAAGCAAACTGTGTGGTGTTTCAGTGGATATTAAGAGAACTGAGAGTCTCAAGACCTTCTTCttctctgccctgccctgtctattctccctcttctctctcctgtgcTGCTACCTCAGCACCATGCCAAGAGTTAATGTCAAGGGTCTAACAAACATCCCCAGCTCCACATCCTGATATTTGCCCAAAGCCACATCAGGATGGCGTTAGCAgcaaaaagtaacttttttctcCTGGGTAACATGGCAGTGGGATCAAAGCCCCCACGGAGGTTGGGAAATACCTCCTTCAAGGCTAGTGGGATGGACAGTTTGAAGCTTATGTCTCTGTTTCTCACACTTCTGCTTGCCTCTGCTACCTACCCAATAACAGTGGCTCTTTCTGGAGCAAGAACTAAAATAATGTGAATTCTAAGGATTTGAAACTGCCATCTCAACAAGAAAAGTCTCTGCATTGTGCCACTAAAATCATCATAAAACATGCACTGGAGAGCTCCAGGTAACCAGAGAAATCCCAGAAACTTGAGGTTTAGATTCAGCTCAGTTTTCCACATTGGAGTAAATCTTCACTCTGATTCTTCTGCCCAGAATATATACATTGTCTTGAAGACAGGGCTATAAGGATCATTGTTCAGGATCAAGATCCTGAGACATGGattgaaatatttaatctctCTAGTAAATACCTAGTCATTAGAAGTAAAAGAATATAAGCTCAGTGTATTGTCAATAGCAGTATTAAAAATTTACTTCCTATGCAGTTTTGATGCCAGTTGTCTCATTTCTTAATATGTTAAGCTACCTCTCTCTGAAGCTGTCTCTGAAGCTGCTCACCTACAGTGTTATCACCTCTGTTATATGTTCCATGTCCCCTTCCCTTTCAAACTCTCTGCTCAGCTTGTGCTCATGTGCTTGCTTATGGAAGTCAAAAAGCACAATCAAATCCTCTCAGCTTGGTTCTGGGATGTTGCAAGAAGGCCTTGGACCCCGTGCTCAGCATCCATTATCCTCTTCTCACCCACAAGGATGCAGTGCAGAGCAGTAGTGTGTGTTTCACATTTGAAGTGGTACAGCAAATAACTATGTTTAGGCGGCATTAACCATTCAGATGTGATCATCAGAGATGGCTAGAGGAATATATTCATAACACTGACTAAATCCCCCTCagatcttttttccctttttaatcctttttaatAAAGCATAGCTTGTTTATCAGAGCAAGACTGGTTTATTAGCCTTgaagtggtttgtttgtttgtttaggtttcAGGGGGTTGTTTAGAAA
It contains:
- the TOPORS gene encoding E3 ubiquitin-protein ligase Topors isoform X2; amino-acid sequence: MSEPFRPLAEGGRRRRRGSPPGEERWEAAGAGRCRTRHRLKTAAARTGSEGPAANMTSADKEFSEDSNFSPKAGTSKLPTDASPDSKCPICLDRFDNVAYLDRCLHRFCFRCVQEWSKNKAECPLCKQPFFSIFHTIRAEDDFKEYILSPLENSSFASPDGRRFRYRTTLTGDRRAGRCPSQRTLSPPDNSLFFEGFFGEPVRQRDGEIQQMMRRLASRRQASAEGRALRQIQEEDLINFRRALYRTGVRIRSIQDGGRYRDISAEFFRRNPACLHRLVPWLKRELTVLFGAHASLINIVQHIIMSNVTRYDLESQAFADELKPFLLNRTEHFLHEFISFARCPFNLEAYDQHANYDCPAPSYDEGSHSDLSVITISPDTAYSQGPDNSLSVTGLGQAPWDDETPGPSYSISEEVPATLEMSESSDEDSAAKSQRTNLQAQLQANADSNDSDSSSDNCVIVGYVKPLAERTPEVVELSSDSEEPVREEKREDVKKQQPVCCRSWSDSEPSRSLSPHSTTYKENVGSCRSCLSPAVEKTETKDDDKYKCKVKDLSSQVLSWSPPPGSDTVCSPWNHRSSRKGKSRSPQSYSRNSHGSHGHRSRRDHHGKSQTKRRRSRSRDSSKRRNKRSSRRSRAHESKVSLESQRGSFSHESTPSREVSRSRSRSKGHGKRRSRSRDSDRYYVKDSYQSRHQWGYAFCSRKVFGDGYESSSRRKTQSNDIYSRQSPSPEYRIRSFIERADPHSQRGLRERHYYCYERCRSRSRSSNRSRTPPGGTERMKSEKPGGKRKYKTRHLESAFMESTNLERESDPKKTFSEFSDCYKNEDSLSDNRASSDIKHKKKKKKTRSPSVEIIYEGKATDSTRHLKKKKKKHKKKHRKHHTSNSSHSSPPVITIDSDSSRELQIDGSCSSITWTGTTRVSERGNESPSSVLGRRGSEDYRVVEETEGVARKFSIPTRKGNLDGDIRSAEVELQETTADQNLTMPDASSSTPQTETLTSYVQEAPAAPSSQLPSPRISFLESPERQPLILRVLKGFVNRSSWFNFPEEKL
- the TOPORS gene encoding E3 ubiquitin-protein ligase Topors isoform X1, with the translated sequence MPAAYGRFGVAAGGGDTHAHTFPGNAAFAAAAAAHVRAVPALGRGRPPPPPWLSAGRGAVGGCRRRTLPNAPQAEDGRSPHGERGPGSAGYDLLRGLLQRNMTSADKEFSEDSNFSPKAGTSKLPTDASPDSKCPICLDRFDNVAYLDRCLHRFCFRCVQEWSKNKAECPLCKQPFFSIFHTIRAEDDFKEYILSPLENSSFASPDGRRFRYRTTLTGDRRAGRCPSQRTLSPPDNSLFFEGFFGEPVRQRDGEIQQMMRRLASRRQASAEGRALRQIQEEDLINFRRALYRTGVRIRSIQDGGRYRDISAEFFRRNPACLHRLVPWLKRELTVLFGAHASLINIVQHIIMSNVTRYDLESQAFADELKPFLLNRTEHFLHEFISFARCPFNLEAYDQHANYDCPAPSYDEGSHSDLSVITISPDTAYSQGPDNSLSVTGLGQAPWDDETPGPSYSISEEVPATLEMSESSDEDSAAKSQRTNLQAQLQANADSNDSDSSSDNCVIVGYVKPLAERTPEVVELSSDSEEPVREEKREDVKKQQPVCCRSWSDSEPSRSLSPHSTTYKENVGSCRSCLSPAVEKTETKDDDKYKCKVKDLSSQVLSWSPPPGSDTVCSPWNHRSSRKGKSRSPQSYSRNSHGSHGHRSRRDHHGKSQTKRRRSRSRDSSKRRNKRSSRRSRAHESKVSLESQRGSFSHESTPSREVSRSRSRSKGHGKRRSRSRDSDRYYVKDSYQSRHQWGYAFCSRKVFGDGYESSSRRKTQSNDIYSRQSPSPEYRIRSFIERADPHSQRGLRERHYYCYERCRSRSRSSNRSRTPPGGTERMKSEKPGGKRKYKTRHLESAFMESTNLERESDPKKTFSEFSDCYKNEDSLSDNRASSDIKHKKKKKKTRSPSVEIIYEGKATDSTRHLKKKKKKHKKKHRKHHTSNSSHSSPPVITIDSDSSRELQIDGSCSSITWTGTTRVSERGNESPSSVLGRRGSEDYRVVEETEGVARKFSIPTRKGNLDGDIRSAEVELQETTADQNLTMPDASSSTPQTETLTSYVQEAPAAPSSQLPSPRISFLESPERQPLILRVLKGFVNRSSWFNFPEEKL